The Fimbriimonadaceae bacterium nucleotide sequence GGGATAGCCACCGAGGATTGCCCCGTTCCTCCAGAGAATGGGCCAAGTTGCGACCAGAGCGGTGATCCGCCCTGCAAGACGTTTCCCAAGCCTTGCAACGGATATGTCGGAGGCGGACAGACAAAGTGCTGCATCGAGCTCACCACAACGTGTAAACAAATCTTTGGAGAGTGGGTGTGCTGGGGCCAGACTTGGAAGGCTTGGTGCCACCACTTCGGAACCCGTGAAGCCTGTGTGGGACAGGGGGATTGTAGCTGACGGACAGAGGCACTGATGAGCGGCAACGACCGAAACGGCTGGCAGTAGTGACAGCCCTCTTCGTTGGTTGCCTGCTCGGCGCATGGCTCCTTCGACCCAAGCCCGGTCTAAGCGATACGGCGGTCCGGGCGGTCGAGGCCGCCAGGGCCGGTGAAGCGGACACTCTGTTCGATCTGGCCGAACCGAACGAAATGAAGGCACTTGGGATGACGAAGGAGAAGTTCCGTATCTTCTTTGCCGGATTTCTCAGTGACCAGATGAAAGGGGCCGCTCCGCAAGGCAAACCGAAGTTTCTACCGAACGATGGCAGGACCCAAGTCAACGTCTCGAACCTCGTCACCTTGCAGGACGGTCGTAAAACGGCCATCGAACTGGACGTGGTCTCCGGGCCGGACGGTCCTCTGCTCCCCGGCTTGGTGAAGGCGCTTGTCCTCACCCGGTTCATGGCGGACTGGCCGGCCGAGAAACCCCTACCGCGCGGAGTCGAGCGGCTCCGTTGGTACCGAAACCGGGTCGCCACCCACAAGGCGGAACTGGAATCGCTTGGTGTGCCCGGGTTCCCCGAGCCCGACCCAGTCGCCATCGATAAGGTCGACATCGTGACCTGGAACGAGCAGTTACGGCGCTATGACGAAAAACTGGCTCAGGCCCAGAATTGACGACCATGCTTCGCCCCCGGAGCGCGCCATAATCTCAACCCTGTGGCGTTGCACTACCTCACCGTCCCCGACATGCTTTGGATCAACCTTCAAGTGACCGGGGCGCCGCAACCGTACCGTTACGACCGGCTTGAGGAAGCCACCTTTTACCAGTACGGCCGCGGCAACAGCCTCGACCCCGTCGCCCAAGCCGCCCGGATGCTTGTCGGATTCCGCAGGATGCGACCCTTTGACCGGGGCAACGAGGCCACCGCCTTCGTCGCCACCGTCACGTTCCTTCGCATGAACGGACACGATGTCGCATTCACTGACGACGAGGCGGGGGATTGGACGGAACGCGCCTCCGCAAGTGAGGCGGACGCCGCCCGACTCCTGCAAGAGAAGCTCGCGAAGACCAAAGGACACGCGGACAATCTCGAGGTTCACGACAGCCACGACGCGGCCAGGTCAGTCCTGGACGCCTTCCCTGGCGCAATCTCCAGCCTACTGGCGAACGAGACCTCGGTACCGTTGGGCTAGCTGGAGCCTGCCGCAACGCGAGCAAGTAGAACTTTAGGCCCCCCCCAAATCTGTAGCGTATCATAAAGTCAATGCGGGACGGGCCTGGTGATGAAGGTCAGAGGCCGAATCGTGGAGGCGACCGAACTTGAGCTCTATTAGCCGCGCAGACGGGAAAGCCGAAGCTCGTACTTTGGGACAGCGTCCTTGAGTCTTATCAGCAAACCATCAAAAAAGCCACCGTGGAGAAATGACCACAACTGCACCCAAAAAAAAACGTGACTTGGAACTAGAGGCCCAGGTTCAAGGGGCTACTAGCTTGATTGTTCTATGGGCAACTTCTCGGAGTGGAACCCGCAATTGCCGCTTAAAGACACCGCAAATGAGCCCTACACTGGGGACTGGTCGGCAAATTGGAGGCGCACAAGGTCTTCACGGCTCGGTACGGCAACGCCGACTTTGCGGACGACCTCGGCCGATGTCGCGACCGCTAGTTTGAAGACCGGCTCCTCATAACCGGCCACGGCGAGGCCGAGGGCCAGGGTCGCGCAGGCCGTATCGCCCGCGCCGGCCGTGTCATAAACCTCGACCTTCGGCGCCGGGCATTGGAACTCTCCGTTTGGGGTGGATGCCACAAGCCCCTCGCCCCCCATCGTGATGGCGACCGCGCGGACGCCGATCTTGGCCGCGATCGCCCTTGCTTGACCAAGGGCGTGCTCGGGAGAAACTTCAGCTCCACCCAGCAAGGCCGAAGCTTCAGCGCGGTTGACGGTCACAAGCGAGGCGCCCTGGAAGCGCTCAGCGCGGTTCGGCTTCGCGTTCACCACGCTCACCCGCGACTCGCGCACCACTGCTGCCGCCACTCCGTCTTGCAAGGCTCCCTTGCTATAGTCGCTGAGCACGCTGACCTGAGCGGCGGCCGCCCAAGGGGCGACCGCTTCGAGCAGCTCGGCTTCCGCTTCGGAGGAGAGCGGGCCAGTCGACTCCTCGTCGATCCGCAACACCTGGTGGGCGGAATCAGCCAGGACGCGCGTCTTGCGGGTCGTCACCCGGGCCGGGTCGCGGACGAGCCGGGCCTCGATCCCATCGGTGGCCAGCGCTTCTGCCAGCGCGCGCCCCGCCGCATCGTCGCCCACCACCCCGATCAGTCGGACTTTCGCGCCCAAG carries:
- a CDS encoding bifunctional hydroxymethylpyrimidine kinase/phosphomethylpyrimidine kinase, with the translated sequence MSFRLLLEQFVGVQALVVGDVMLDEYIFGRATRISPEAPVMVVRQEGTRAVPGGAANVAKNLAALGAKVRLIGVVGDDAAGRALAEALATDGIEARLVRDPARVTTRKTRVLADSAHQVLRIDEESTGPLSSEAEAELLEAVAPWAAAAQVSVLSDYSKGALQDGVAAAVVRESRVSVVNAKPNRAERFQGASLVTVNRAEASALLGGAEVSPEHALGQARAIAAKIGVRAVAITMGGEGLVASTPNGEFQCPAPKVEVYDTAGAGDTACATLALGLAVAGYEEPVFKLAVATSAEVVRKVGVAVPSREDLVRLQFADQSPV